In one window of Episyrphus balteatus chromosome 3, idEpiBalt1.1, whole genome shotgun sequence DNA:
- the LOC129916857 gene encoding scavenger receptor class B member 1 isoform X1 produces the protein MKELTKYFNRRYSAVSTQDENNQIHHQPAEKRRKSLNPNRSLNQGFNIVDSFFSERVEGKRTRVPKCAFLLLLGGLLAITGAVLVKIFQPYDLIFKWKLVFEEGGEIFGLWEKPPVDLYLKVYLFNITNAEAFLAGREKMNVEEVGPYVYKELMTHENVTFNENGTVSAIPRHPLVWQEELSGGRREDDAVYMLNIAMLSIAQVASDKSFFVRFPVNVMLANTDSTPIVKMTAREFMFGYKSSITTLGNTFLPGWIYFDKVGLIDRMYDFDTDYETFHTGVDDPSISGLYATYRGSPDLPQWDGHHCSNINMASDGTKFKSFIQPNDSVLFFRKSMCRPQNLIRTGDEVIRRNLAGYKYVFEDNAMDNGEIEEKNKCYCRQGYCQPRGLIDVTDCYYGFPISLSYPHFMDTDPGLMNNVTGLKPNRSEHSSYFILQPDSGLPLEISVKIQINMHMRNVRNMNKVAQFSDLTFPMLWFEITMMELPDTLANRFNFYLNYLPYIDYLGFWGGLLLGMVFLFFAITRATIRLSHFKRISESGKSYAKANLRSGVYNPCEMKLMQTNEKMPMAKQTEEIKADRGAMIYDVDLKAANTGSYMLEDEPAMSDVENDDGDDGNASDSSSRSSSSSDIEDDYMTDETRSIHNGNASDEQATTKSLSSSDFASTSATSEDQQKWPIGETALLIDDVDDVVEDLPPLRIEE, from the exons atgaaggaATTAACAAAATACTTTAACAGGCGTTATAGTGCCGTTAGTACACAAGATGAAAATAATCAAATACACCATCAACCTGCAGAGAAACGTAGAAAAAGCCTTAATCCGAATCGTTCATTGAATCAAGGATTCAATATTGTAGATTCGTTTTTTAGCGAACGCGTTGAAGGCAAACGGACAAGAGTTCCGAAAT gtgCCTTCTTATTACTTCTTGGAGGTCTATTAGCTATTACTGGTGCAGTGttagtgaaaatttttcaacctTATGATTTAATATTCAAATGG AAATTAGTATTTGAAGAGGGAGGTGAAATTTTTGGACTATGGGAGAAACCACCAGTAGATTTGTATTTGAAAGTTTATCTCTTTAATATTACAAATGCTGAAGCGTTTTTAGCTGGTCGTGAGAAAATGAATGTTGAAGAAGTCGGACCTTATGTTTACAA agAACTAATGACTCATGAGAATGTGACATTTAATGAAAATGGTACTGTTTCAGCCATTCCACGTCATCCACTAGTTTGGCAGGAAGAATTATCTGGAGGTCGAAGAGAAGATGACGCAGTTTATATGTTAAATATTGCTATGCTG tCAATTGCTCAAGTTGCATCTGATAAAAGCTTCTTTGTGCGTTTCCCAGTAAATGTTATGTTAGCAAATACTGACAGTACTCCAATTGTCAAAATGACAGCTCGAGAATTTATGTTTGGCTATAAATCATCGATAACAACTTTGGGCAATACATTCCTTCCAGGTTGGATTTATTTCGATAAAGTTGGTCTTATTGATCGG ATGTACGACTTCGATACCGATTATGAAACTTTTCATACTGGTGTAGATGATCCAAGTATATCTGGTTTATATGCTACTTATAGAGGTTCACCAGATCTACCCCAATGGGATGGTCATCATTGTAGTAATATCAATATGGCTTCAGATGGTACAAAGTTTAAGAGTTTCATTCAACCAAATGATTCAGTTCTCTTTTTCCGTAAAAGCATGTGTCGGCCACAAAACTTG aTACGTACTGGTGATGAAGTCATTCGAAGAAATTTAGCTGGTtataaatatgtttttgaaGATAATGCAATGGATAATGGCGAaatcgaagaaaaaaacaaatgttattgCCGACAAG GTTATTGTCAACCACGTGGACTCATTGACGTCACTGATTGCTATTACGGATTTCCCATTTCTCTAAGTTACCCACATTTCATGGATACTGATCCCGGTCTTATGAATAATGTAACCGGTCTTAAACCAAACCGTAGTGAACATTCCAGTTACTTCATTCTTCAACCG GACTCTGGACTACCACTTGAGATCTcggtaaaaattcaaattaacatGCACATGAGGAATGTCCGCAACATGAACAAGGTTGCACAATTTAGTGACCTTACTTTCCCGATGTTGTGGTTTGAGATT ACAATGATGGAACTACCAGATACTTTAGCAAATCGTTTTAATTTCTACCTCAATTATCTGCCATATATTGATTACCTTGGATTCTGGGGTGGTTTGCTTTTGGGCATGGTATTTCTATTCTTTGCCATTACAAGAGCCACAATCAGGTTGTCACACTTTAAGCGTATCTCAGAAAGTGGCAAGTCATATGCCAAGGCTAATTTACGCTCTGGTGTTTATAATCCTTGTGAAATGAAATTAAtgcaaacaaatgaaaaaatgccTATGGCTAAGCAAACAGAAGAAATCAAGGCAGACCGAGGAGCTATGATATATGATGTGGATCTTAAGGCCGCAAACACAGGGAGTTATATGTTGGAAGATGAACCGGCAATGTCTGATGTTGAAAATGATGATGGAGATGATGGTAATGCAAGTGATTCGTCAAGTCGTAGTAGTTCAAGCAGTGACATCGAAGATGATTATATGACAGATGAAACAAGGAGCATACATAATGGCAATGCCAGTGATGAACAAGCG
- the LOC129916857 gene encoding scavenger receptor class B member 1 isoform X2, protein MLLRRSSLKCILKLGAVKLKALNPVDSMQPTNWKRIFCAFLLLLGGLLAITGAVLVKIFQPYDLIFKWKLVFEEGGEIFGLWEKPPVDLYLKVYLFNITNAEAFLAGREKMNVEEVGPYVYKELMTHENVTFNENGTVSAIPRHPLVWQEELSGGRREDDAVYMLNIAMLSIAQVASDKSFFVRFPVNVMLANTDSTPIVKMTAREFMFGYKSSITTLGNTFLPGWIYFDKVGLIDRMYDFDTDYETFHTGVDDPSISGLYATYRGSPDLPQWDGHHCSNINMASDGTKFKSFIQPNDSVLFFRKSMCRPQNLIRTGDEVIRRNLAGYKYVFEDNAMDNGEIEEKNKCYCRQGYCQPRGLIDVTDCYYGFPISLSYPHFMDTDPGLMNNVTGLKPNRSEHSSYFILQPDSGLPLEISVKIQINMHMRNVRNMNKVAQFSDLTFPMLWFEITMMELPDTLANRFNFYLNYLPYIDYLGFWGGLLLGMVFLFFAITRATIRLSHFKRISESGKSYAKANLRSGVYNPCEMKLMQTNEKMPMAKQTEEIKADRGAMIYDVDLKAANTGSYMLEDEPAMSDVENDDGDDGNASDSSSRSSSSSDIEDDYMTDETRSIHNGNASDEQATTKSLSSSDFASTSATSEDQQKWPIGETALLIDDVDDVVEDLPPLRIEE, encoded by the exons atgttacttAGAAGAAGTTcgttaaaatgtattttgaaaCTTGGTGCTGTGAAGTTAAAGGCTTTAAATCCTGTAGATAGTATGCAGCCTACAAATTGGAAGAGAATATTTT gtgCCTTCTTATTACTTCTTGGAGGTCTATTAGCTATTACTGGTGCAGTGttagtgaaaatttttcaacctTATGATTTAATATTCAAATGG AAATTAGTATTTGAAGAGGGAGGTGAAATTTTTGGACTATGGGAGAAACCACCAGTAGATTTGTATTTGAAAGTTTATCTCTTTAATATTACAAATGCTGAAGCGTTTTTAGCTGGTCGTGAGAAAATGAATGTTGAAGAAGTCGGACCTTATGTTTACAA agAACTAATGACTCATGAGAATGTGACATTTAATGAAAATGGTACTGTTTCAGCCATTCCACGTCATCCACTAGTTTGGCAGGAAGAATTATCTGGAGGTCGAAGAGAAGATGACGCAGTTTATATGTTAAATATTGCTATGCTG tCAATTGCTCAAGTTGCATCTGATAAAAGCTTCTTTGTGCGTTTCCCAGTAAATGTTATGTTAGCAAATACTGACAGTACTCCAATTGTCAAAATGACAGCTCGAGAATTTATGTTTGGCTATAAATCATCGATAACAACTTTGGGCAATACATTCCTTCCAGGTTGGATTTATTTCGATAAAGTTGGTCTTATTGATCGG ATGTACGACTTCGATACCGATTATGAAACTTTTCATACTGGTGTAGATGATCCAAGTATATCTGGTTTATATGCTACTTATAGAGGTTCACCAGATCTACCCCAATGGGATGGTCATCATTGTAGTAATATCAATATGGCTTCAGATGGTACAAAGTTTAAGAGTTTCATTCAACCAAATGATTCAGTTCTCTTTTTCCGTAAAAGCATGTGTCGGCCACAAAACTTG aTACGTACTGGTGATGAAGTCATTCGAAGAAATTTAGCTGGTtataaatatgtttttgaaGATAATGCAATGGATAATGGCGAaatcgaagaaaaaaacaaatgttattgCCGACAAG GTTATTGTCAACCACGTGGACTCATTGACGTCACTGATTGCTATTACGGATTTCCCATTTCTCTAAGTTACCCACATTTCATGGATACTGATCCCGGTCTTATGAATAATGTAACCGGTCTTAAACCAAACCGTAGTGAACATTCCAGTTACTTCATTCTTCAACCG GACTCTGGACTACCACTTGAGATCTcggtaaaaattcaaattaacatGCACATGAGGAATGTCCGCAACATGAACAAGGTTGCACAATTTAGTGACCTTACTTTCCCGATGTTGTGGTTTGAGATT ACAATGATGGAACTACCAGATACTTTAGCAAATCGTTTTAATTTCTACCTCAATTATCTGCCATATATTGATTACCTTGGATTCTGGGGTGGTTTGCTTTTGGGCATGGTATTTCTATTCTTTGCCATTACAAGAGCCACAATCAGGTTGTCACACTTTAAGCGTATCTCAGAAAGTGGCAAGTCATATGCCAAGGCTAATTTACGCTCTGGTGTTTATAATCCTTGTGAAATGAAATTAAtgcaaacaaatgaaaaaatgccTATGGCTAAGCAAACAGAAGAAATCAAGGCAGACCGAGGAGCTATGATATATGATGTGGATCTTAAGGCCGCAAACACAGGGAGTTATATGTTGGAAGATGAACCGGCAATGTCTGATGTTGAAAATGATGATGGAGATGATGGTAATGCAAGTGATTCGTCAAGTCGTAGTAGTTCAAGCAGTGACATCGAAGATGATTATATGACAGATGAAACAAGGAGCATACATAATGGCAATGCCAGTGATGAACAAGCG
- the LOC129916857 gene encoding scavenger receptor class B member 1 isoform X3, which translates to MFIRLQSAFLLLLGGLLAITGAVLVKIFQPYDLIFKWKLVFEEGGEIFGLWEKPPVDLYLKVYLFNITNAEAFLAGREKMNVEEVGPYVYKELMTHENVTFNENGTVSAIPRHPLVWQEELSGGRREDDAVYMLNIAMLSIAQVASDKSFFVRFPVNVMLANTDSTPIVKMTAREFMFGYKSSITTLGNTFLPGWIYFDKVGLIDRMYDFDTDYETFHTGVDDPSISGLYATYRGSPDLPQWDGHHCSNINMASDGTKFKSFIQPNDSVLFFRKSMCRPQNLIRTGDEVIRRNLAGYKYVFEDNAMDNGEIEEKNKCYCRQGYCQPRGLIDVTDCYYGFPISLSYPHFMDTDPGLMNNVTGLKPNRSEHSSYFILQPDSGLPLEISVKIQINMHMRNVRNMNKVAQFSDLTFPMLWFEITMMELPDTLANRFNFYLNYLPYIDYLGFWGGLLLGMVFLFFAITRATIRLSHFKRISESGKSYAKANLRSGVYNPCEMKLMQTNEKMPMAKQTEEIKADRGAMIYDVDLKAANTGSYMLEDEPAMSDVENDDGDDGNASDSSSRSSSSSDIEDDYMTDETRSIHNGNASDEQATTKSLSSSDFASTSATSEDQQKWPIGETALLIDDVDDVVEDLPPLRIEE; encoded by the exons gtgCCTTCTTATTACTTCTTGGAGGTCTATTAGCTATTACTGGTGCAGTGttagtgaaaatttttcaacctTATGATTTAATATTCAAATGG AAATTAGTATTTGAAGAGGGAGGTGAAATTTTTGGACTATGGGAGAAACCACCAGTAGATTTGTATTTGAAAGTTTATCTCTTTAATATTACAAATGCTGAAGCGTTTTTAGCTGGTCGTGAGAAAATGAATGTTGAAGAAGTCGGACCTTATGTTTACAA agAACTAATGACTCATGAGAATGTGACATTTAATGAAAATGGTACTGTTTCAGCCATTCCACGTCATCCACTAGTTTGGCAGGAAGAATTATCTGGAGGTCGAAGAGAAGATGACGCAGTTTATATGTTAAATATTGCTATGCTG tCAATTGCTCAAGTTGCATCTGATAAAAGCTTCTTTGTGCGTTTCCCAGTAAATGTTATGTTAGCAAATACTGACAGTACTCCAATTGTCAAAATGACAGCTCGAGAATTTATGTTTGGCTATAAATCATCGATAACAACTTTGGGCAATACATTCCTTCCAGGTTGGATTTATTTCGATAAAGTTGGTCTTATTGATCGG ATGTACGACTTCGATACCGATTATGAAACTTTTCATACTGGTGTAGATGATCCAAGTATATCTGGTTTATATGCTACTTATAGAGGTTCACCAGATCTACCCCAATGGGATGGTCATCATTGTAGTAATATCAATATGGCTTCAGATGGTACAAAGTTTAAGAGTTTCATTCAACCAAATGATTCAGTTCTCTTTTTCCGTAAAAGCATGTGTCGGCCACAAAACTTG aTACGTACTGGTGATGAAGTCATTCGAAGAAATTTAGCTGGTtataaatatgtttttgaaGATAATGCAATGGATAATGGCGAaatcgaagaaaaaaacaaatgttattgCCGACAAG GTTATTGTCAACCACGTGGACTCATTGACGTCACTGATTGCTATTACGGATTTCCCATTTCTCTAAGTTACCCACATTTCATGGATACTGATCCCGGTCTTATGAATAATGTAACCGGTCTTAAACCAAACCGTAGTGAACATTCCAGTTACTTCATTCTTCAACCG GACTCTGGACTACCACTTGAGATCTcggtaaaaattcaaattaacatGCACATGAGGAATGTCCGCAACATGAACAAGGTTGCACAATTTAGTGACCTTACTTTCCCGATGTTGTGGTTTGAGATT ACAATGATGGAACTACCAGATACTTTAGCAAATCGTTTTAATTTCTACCTCAATTATCTGCCATATATTGATTACCTTGGATTCTGGGGTGGTTTGCTTTTGGGCATGGTATTTCTATTCTTTGCCATTACAAGAGCCACAATCAGGTTGTCACACTTTAAGCGTATCTCAGAAAGTGGCAAGTCATATGCCAAGGCTAATTTACGCTCTGGTGTTTATAATCCTTGTGAAATGAAATTAAtgcaaacaaatgaaaaaatgccTATGGCTAAGCAAACAGAAGAAATCAAGGCAGACCGAGGAGCTATGATATATGATGTGGATCTTAAGGCCGCAAACACAGGGAGTTATATGTTGGAAGATGAACCGGCAATGTCTGATGTTGAAAATGATGATGGAGATGATGGTAATGCAAGTGATTCGTCAAGTCGTAGTAGTTCAAGCAGTGACATCGAAGATGATTATATGACAGATGAAACAAGGAGCATACATAATGGCAATGCCAGTGATGAACAAGCG